One region of Danio aesculapii chromosome 7, fDanAes4.1, whole genome shotgun sequence genomic DNA includes:
- the cdh15 gene encoding cadherin-15, with protein sequence MAVVYCGHWGSKGLEMKAVVVLVALLTIVCQVSSSRQKQSDANPVVLNPWRHRVKRDWIIPPIRVLENSKQLPEDLVQIKSDKIFTGEVIYMLEGPGVDQDPKGLFEIDDKTGWIKSKVPLDREKHKSFKLKAFALSPSGERLESPTTIEIYVLDQNDNRPEFTQKEFIGTIPEFSVPGTSVMQVTAVDSDDPLTDNAALSYSITWQECDPPRGINKTMFGINNKTGVIYIRDVGLDRDVVQSFRLTLQVADMSGMGLTSSSRAIIHISDINNHAPKFQPTTYNMYAMENKQIAEVGRVNATDKDQRGGDNWRIKYTIVNPSGHFAIRTDPVSNQGIISVIKSLDYESQAEYKLIVKAENEVKLKSPYEQVHSATVTIRVINENEAPIFYKNPIKVTVPESVVPGTVLVSDIAHDPDNANLRFEIIQDPDEWLAIDHSTGQIMAKKTFKIRSPYVKNNIYSAVVKVTDQDADGISATATLEVNLWETNDYPPLLIPQSGTVCSNWDRDKLGLLLSALDEDMSPQADPFSFGIADQNIAANWTIITLNETHAVLQPLVDIERGEFSIPVVVSDSGSPSLYSSALVNVTVCPCDSFGDCKSITAAIFDSKIGISFIALMIIIGCIALLLVLLLLTVAVRSCTSQNIKKGGGLLVGASDDDIRDNVFHYDEQGGGEEDEEAFNIDFLRSPSDILPAPASFFPQDCGLPRGKQPQRKDAPHYLPSPTYPRKPPGDPTDIEDFINVGLDAADNDPNVPPYDTALIYDYEGDGSVAGSLSSIASTGSDGDQDYDYLNDWGPRFKKLANMYDPR encoded by the exons GTCAGCAGCAGTCGACAGAAGCAGAGTGATGCGAATCCAGTAGTGCTCAACCCATGGAGGCACAGAGTGAAAAGAGACTGGATCATCCCACCAATCAGAGTACTAGAAAACAGCAAGCAGCTCCCTGAAGATCTGGTTCAG ATTAAATCAGACAAGATTTTCACCGGTGAGGTGATCTACATGCTGGAGGGTCCTGGTGTTGATCAAGACCCCAAAGGCCTCTTTGAAATTGATGATAAAACAGGATGGATCAAGAGCAAAGTGCCGCTGGACAGAGAAAAGCACAAGAGTTTTAAA CTCAAGGCCTTTGCACTTTCCCCAAGTGGAGAGAGACTGGAAAGTCCCACCACTATCGAGATCTACGTTCTAGATCAGAACGACAACAGGCCCGAGTTTACTCAAAAAGAGTTCATTGGAACCATTCCTGAATTCTCTGTTCCAG GAACATCAGTGATGCAGGTGACCGCGGTGGACTCTGATGATCCTCTGACTGATAACGCCGCTCTAAGTTACTCCATCACCTGGCAGGAGTGTGACCCTCCACGAGGCATCAACAAAACCAtgtttggcatcaacaacaaaaCCGGAGTCATCTACATACGAGACGTGGGACTAGACAGAGAT GTGGTGCAGTCCTTCAGGCTGACTCTGCAGGTGGCTGACATGTCTGGAATGGGCTTAACCTCTAGCAGCCGCGCCATCATTCACATCTCTGACATTAACAACCACGCTCCCAAATTCCAGCCTACTACG TACAACATGTATGCAATGGAGAACAAGCAGATTGCGGAGGTTGGCAGGGTCAATGCGACAGATAAGGACCAGAGAGGTGGAGATAACTGGAGGATTAAGTATACCATTGTAAATCCTTCAGGACACTTTGCTATCCGCACAGACCCCGTCTCTAATCAAGGCATCATTTCTGTAATTAAG tCACTAGACTATGAATCCCAAGCAGAGTACAAGCTCATTGTAAAAGCGGAGAATGAAGTCAAACTTAAATCCCCTTACGAGCAAGTACACAGTGCTACAGTCACCATCAGAGTGATAAATGAAAACGAGGCTCCGATCTTCTATAAAAACCCCATTAAAGTCACTGTTCCTGAGTCTGTTGTTCCCGGCACGGTCCTGGTCTCTGATATCGCTCATGATCCAGACAATGCCAACCTAAG gTTTGAAATCATTCAGGATCCTGATGAGTGGCTTGCTATTGATCATTCAACTGGACAAATCATGGCcaaaaaaactttcaaaatacGGTCTCCCTATGTCAAGAACAACATATATTCTGCTGTTGTGAAAGTCACAGATCAAG ATGCTGATGGCATCTCTGCAACAGCTACCCTGGAGGTCAATCTGTGGGAAACCAATGATTATCCACCGTTGCTGATACCCCAGAGTGGGACTGTGTGCAGTAACTGGGACCGAGATAAACTGGGCCTGCTGCTTAGTGCCTTGGATGAAGACATGTCCCCGCAAGCTGACCCGTTTTCTTTTGGCATTGCTGATCAAAATATTGCTGCCAACTGGACTATCATAACTCTTAATG AGACGCATGCAGTTCTCCAGCCTTTGGTAGACATAGAGAGAGGGGAATTCTCTATTCCTGTGGTTGTATCAGACTCAGGCTCCCCTTCCCTTTACTCCAGTGCTCTGGTCAACGTAACTGTATGTCCCTGTGACAGTTTTGGTGACTGCAAGAGCATCACAGCAGCCATCTTTGACTCCAAAATCGGAATTAGCTTCATTGCCCTTATGATTATAATAGGATGCATTGCTCTTCTGTTAG TTCTTCTTCTTCTCACTGTGGCTGTGAGGAGCTGCACAAGTCAGAACATTAAAAAAGGAGGAGGTCTGCTGGTCGGAGCATCTGACGACGACATCCGAGACAACGTCTTTCATTATGATGAGCAGGGAGGCGGAGAAGAAGATGAG GAGGCATTTAACATTGATTTTCTGAGGAGCCCCAGTGACATTCTCCCTGCCCCAGCTTCATTTTTCCCACAAGACTGTGGTTTGCCCAGAGGAAAACAACCTCAAAGGAAAGATGCGCCCCATTACCTGCCTTCTCCTACATATCCACGCAAACCCCCTGGAGACCCAACTGACATAGAAGATTTCATCAATGTT GGCCTGGACGCAGCTGACAATGACCCGAACGTCCCACCATACGACACAGCTCTGATTTATGACTATGAGGGTGATGGGTCAGTAGCAGGCAGCCTGAGCTCCATCGCTTCCACAGGCTCGGATGGAGACCAGGACTACGACTACCTCAATGACTGGGGCCCTCGCTTTAAAAAACTAGCCAACATGTACGACCCACGTTAG